The sequence ACTGGGGATCGACGTCGGTGACCTGGACCGCGTCATCCAGATCAACGCGCCCTGGTCCGTCGCCTCATTTCTCCAGCGGCTCGGCCGTACGGGACGGCGATCGGGCACGCGTCGCAACTGCCTGGTTCTGGCACTGAGCCGTGACGATCTCCTCACCGCGGCGGGGCTGCTGCACTTGTGGGGCACAGGCTATGTCGAGCCGGTGCAGCCCCCGCAGGAGCCACGGCACATTGTCGCCCAGCAACTCCTGGCGCTCACTTTGCAGGAAGGACGGATCGGCGATTCGCTCTGGCCGGACTGGTGGAACGGTCTCAGCCCTTTTGAACATCGCTCCGCTCAGCCACTGCTCGACCACCTGATCGCTGAGGGGTTCCTCGAACGAGACGGTGGTGGACTACTCATCGGGCCTGCGGCTGAACAACGCTTCGGGCGCCGTCATTTCATGGACCTGACCGCGGTGTTCACTGCACCGCCGGAGTTCACCGTGCTCCACGGCAGCATCGAGATCGGCCGTACCGACCCCGGCCTGCTGACCTCCTCGGTTCAAGGTCCGCGTCTGCTGCTTCTCGCGGGGAGGACCTGGGAGGTGGACTGGATCGACTGGAAACGGCGGCGGTGCTTCGTCGACCCCGTGGAGGGAACGGGAGGAGAGGCTCGATGGGCGTCATCGGCGTTCGGGGGCACGTCCTTCTCACTGGCACGCGCCATGCGCGATGTCGCCCTGGGTGCCGACCCCTCGGTACGGCTCACACGCCGGGCTGTCGACGTACTCGCCAAGATGCGCGCGGAGATCGCCGGCACCGTTCATCCTGAGGGCACCGTGATCGTACGTGAGGACGGCGACCTCTACTGGTGGACCTGGGCGGGATACCGGGGCAACGCCACGTTGAAGGCCACACTCGGACCTCTGGCCGATCCCACCCATCGGGTGGACGACTTGCGCGTCAGATTGCGCAACGATCTCACCAGATCCGCCTGGCGCGATGGCTTGCGGACCCTCGAGATCAGGCGTCCGGAGGTGGATGACAGAGCATTGAACGGGCTCAAATTCAATACCGCGCTTCCACGCGACCTCGCCGTCGAGACGCTGGCCACTCGCCTCGCCGATTTTTCGGCAGCGGTCTTCACGCTTACCGGGCCAACGCACCTTCTATCACGGTGACCAGCCTCACCAGTAATGCCCACAGATCCGTCCGTGATGTCGACGGGATAGCAGCTGAGGCTGGTCGCGGCACACGCCTGAGCCCCTAATGAGCACGAAAGTCGAAGGTCACGCCGGTTGTCGCACTTGTCATCGATGCCATGCCGACTGCCGACCGGGAGCGCTTCGGTATCGACCTGAGACCTCTTCCGTCTCCGCCATGGTGCTGAGAGGCGTCTCATGAAATGAGGCCCCGCATCGAGCAGGTGAGGAATCATGGACGTTCTCGTGACGGTGGACGGCGACGACGACGAGCTCTCCCGCCGTCTGCTGGAGGATCTGCGCAGGACTGCCGCGCATGAGACCAGGCTTCTGTCACGGATCGGCACCGCTGACGGACAGGGCCACCCCGACTCCATCGACCGTGCACGTGAGTCGCTGCTCTTCTCCTTCGATCCGGCCGACATCCCCGCATTCGCTCATGCGATAGTCGTCTGGCTGCGCCATCGGACCAAATTCGGTTTTTCACAGCCGGAACACGGCATGGTCGTAAGCATTTCCGCCGGGGGGCAGGAGCTCAAGCTCTCCAGCACCGAGACGGTTTCAATCTCCGAACAGGCCCGGCGCATCGGTCAGCACCTCCGGACAGGGCAGGAAGGCGGACCGGAAGCTCTCTTCGAGGACCGGAAGAACCAAATACTCCAGCGGTATCGGGAGGACCGATCCCTACGGAAGCAGGAGTTGAAGCGCTACCTGCTTCGGGCACAGCAGCGGCATGAGCTGGAGCGTGAGAGGGCGATCCAGGAGCAGCGGCAGCGTGCGACAGAGCATGAGCGTGAGAGCGCCATCCAGGAGCAGTGGCAGCGTACGGCAGAGCATAAGCGTGAGCGAGAGCGCGCTGATCTGAGCGCCCGGATGGAATTGTTCCGCCTCCTCGCGGAGCGGGGACACCTGGACAGCCCCCTCACCGGAGCGGCCGAGGACATGCTCGCCGCCATCGGGAAAGGCGCCCGCGCGGAGGATTCCCTCCGGGAAGCACTGCGCACGCAGGCCGAGGCCATGGACGCGACTGCGGGTGTGGAACCGCAGAGGCAGGCCTGCGCTGTTCATGTGAGCGAGACCCAGGCGGGCCCGGCGGTGCGGGACGCGCTCGTCGACCTGGCCGCCGCGTTCGGATGGACGGTCGAACCCGACTCCAGGCCGATCATCGGATCCTTCTTCCAGCGGCTGACGATGTGGACCAAAGATGTGGCGACCTCGGCAACCGCCAAGGAGATCGCCGAGGAGGTCCGCCGTGGCATCGAGCTGGCCACCATCCACAGCCAGCAGGCCGACAACGACAACCGGCAGGCGGAGGCCGTCGCCAAACTGGTGCAGTCGCTGGAGGGAACCGACAAGGCGGTGATGCTCGTGGGCTCCATCCTGATCATGAAGGATGACGGCCGGCTCTCGGTCAGGACGCTGACCCAGCGACAGCTCATGTTCCTCGACCGTCATGCCACCAGCGTCACCGACCCTGCCGCGGTCCTCCAGGCGCTGGACGAGTGCGCGCGATCCCACCACGCGGAGGCGCTGGAGCCTCCTACCATCGCGGCGTTTCGCGCGATCGAAACCCGTCCGGACGACGATCTGTCCGCGACACCGTGATCCCCGCAGGAGCGGTGTCGGCCCGCACAGCCGCTTCGCGCCGACCATCGTGCTGAAAGGGGCCGACAAGTATGTGGCCGCCGCATCCGGGGAGCTCTGACGGGCCGGACCCGTGAGAACGGATCAGACGCACTGAGAACGGACACCGCGTACCCGGGTCGGACCCGGGCCGGGCGGGCGCGGCAGAATGTGGCCCCATGGAAGCCCGTATCGCGATCGCCCCGTCCGCGGAGATCGGAGCGGCCTACGGCCGCGCCAACTCCCCCGACCTCGACCTTCTCCGTACCAACATCGAGAAGGCCGTGGCCGCCGGGGGCGGTGTCATCGTGCCGCCGGACGAGGCCGACGGCCTGGTGTGGCTCATCCCCGGGGAGCCGGAGGAGCTCCGGCTGGCGCTGGACGGTCACCCGGGGATCGGGTGGGTGCAGTTCCCCTGGGCGGGGGTGGAGAAGTTCGCGACGACCGGGCTCTTCCACCGGCCGGTGACCTTCACCTGCGCCAAGGGGTCGTTCGCCGGGCAGGTGAGCGAGCACGCGCTGATGTTGACGCTGGCCTGCCTGCGCAGTGTCGTACGGCAGGCGCGGACGCCGCACTGGTCTCCGGTCGATCCCCGGTCGCTGCACGGTCAGAGGGTGACGATCCTGGGCGGCGGCGGCATCGCCACCGAGCTCGTCCGTCTCCTGCGGCCTTTCGAGTGCCATGTCCGGGTGATCCGCCGCCGGCCGGAGAAGGTCGAGGGCGCCGAGGAGACGCTGCCGTCCACGGCTCTGCACGCCGTACTCCCCGAGACCGACGTCCTGGTGCTGGCCCTCGCCCTCACCCCGGAGACGAGGCACGTCATCGGCGCCGCCGAGCTGGCCCTGCTGCCGGCGGACGCCGTCGTGGTCAACGTCGCACGCGGCGCGCACATCGACACGGACGCGCTGATCGAAGCCCTCCGGGACGGGGCGATCGCCGCCGCCGGCCTGGACGTGACGGACCCCGAACCGCTCCCCGAGGGGCACCCTCTGTGGAGCGACCCCAGGGCCCTCATCACCTCGCACTGCGCGGACTCCGCCGAGTACGTCATGCGGATGCTCTGCGAGCGGGTCGAGCGGAACGTGCGTCACCTGCGGGAGGGCCTTCCGCTGGAAGGAGTGATCGATCCCACCACGGGTTACTGACCCCCTGCCGAATGCCCGTGTCCCCCTGCCGGACGCCCACGCTCTCCGCCGAACGCCCGTACCCCCTGCCGGACGCCCGTACCCTCCTGCCGGACGCCCGCACCCCCCTGCCGGACGCCCGCGCAGCCGGACGATCAGCCATGCCACCGATCCGGCGTTCCCACCGCGGGGCGGACGGCGCGCGGAGGGGGGTGGGAACCGGCTCCACCGGGTGTGACACCGTGGACGTACGTCTCGCATCTCGTGAACCGCATGCGGCACCTCACCGCGGGGAACGCCGATGCGGAGAGGAGAGATCATGTCGAACCCGCCGCTTCCGGAGGAAGCAGTCGCCATGCTGAAGAAGCCGAACCCCGCCGTCATCGCGACGCTCCGGTCCGACGGCCAGCCGGTGTCCACGGCCACCTGGTACCTCTGGGACGACGGCCGGATTCTGATCAACATGGACAAGGGCCGCAAGCGGTTGGACCACATACGCGCCGATCCCCGGGTCACCCTCACCGTGCTCGACGAGGACAACTGGTACACGCACGTCAGCATCATCGGACATGTCGCCGAATTACGTGACGACACGGATCTGAGCGGCATCGACCGGCTGGCCCAGCAGTACCTCGGGAAGGAGTATCCGCAGCGGGACCGCGGCAGGGTCAGCGCCTGGATCGAGATCGACCGCTGGCACGGCTGGGGCGCGCACAAGGACAACAGCCAGCCCGGCTGACGCCCACTCCTGCAAGGACCGCCCGGCGGTCCCCCTCACGCTCCGACGAGGGGTACGGTGCCCGTCGCGGCGGAGATCAGGTCCTCGTAGACGGACGGGTCGGTGGTGAAGGCGCCGAGGCGGACGGTCTTGTTGGTGCCGTGGTAGTCGCTGGAGCCGGTGACCCGCAGGCCCAGGTCGCGGGCGAGCCGGCGCACGTGCGCGCGGTCGTCCGCCGTGTGGTCCGTGTGGTCCGCCTCGACGCCCCACAGGCCCGCCGCCGCGAGTTCGGCGATCAGCGTGTCGGGCACGATGTGGCCCCGGCTGCTCGCCCGCGGGTGCGCCAGCACCGAGACGCCACCGGCCTCGTTCACCAGCCGGACGGCGGTGAACGCGTCGATGTCGGCCTTGGGCAGGCGGTAGCGGCGGCCCAGCCATTCCGGCGCGAAGGCCTCGCTCACGGTCTCGACGAGGCCCCGCCGGATGAGCGCCTGCGCGAGATGGGGGCGTCCCACGGTGCCGCCGGCCGCGTACTCGCGTATCTCGGGGACCGTGACGTCGATGCCGCCGTCGTTCAGCAGCGCCACCGTCCGCTCCGCCCGCTGCTCGCGGGACCTGCGGACCCGGGCCAGCTCCGCGGCCAGCGGCCCGTGACCGGGGTCGAAGAGGTAGGCGAGCAGGTGCAGCCCCACGGTCGGCTCGGCGCCGTACCACCGGCCCGACAGCTCGGCGCCGCGCACCAGCGTCAGCCCCGCGGGCAGCGCGGCCGCGGCGGCCTCCCACCCGGCGGTCGTGTCGTGGTCGGTGAGCGCCACCACGTCCAGCCCGGCCGCGGCCGCCTTCTCCGCCAGCTCGCCGGGAGGGTCCGTACCGTCACTGGCGGTGGAGTGGGCGTGCAGGTCGATCCGCATACCGCCAGCCTGTCAGCAATCCACCCGGTACGGGGACCGGCGGCGAGCCGCTCACCGCGGGGTGGCGTGTCCGGGTGCGTGTCCTCCGTTGTCCGTCGAAGGCCGGGATCCGCCGCCGGTGCGGTCAGGGGGCACGCGCCGAGGTCACCGGCGGGCATCCGGCCGGCAGTGTGACCGGGCTCACAGGATCGGGGGAAAGCAGGGGACATAGCCCGGCGGATCGCGGGGACGGTGACGCGATGGCATCGGAAATGCTGGGACATGTCGCACTTCCTGGAGACGTCGCGTCCGTTCCGCAGGCCCGGTTATACGTCCGCGACCTGCTGGGCGCCGTCGGCCCCAGCCGGTTGGAGGACGCTCTCCTCCTCGTCACCGAGCTCGTGACCAACTCGGTGCGGCACTCCGACTCCGGCTGCCGCCCCGACGGGCAGGTGGCGGTGGTCGTCACCGAGCGCACCGAGGTGCTCCACGTCGATGTAATCGACCAGGGGTCGGCCAGCCGTACTCCCCGGGTCCACCAGGACGTCGACGCGGACAGCGGCGGAGGCCGGGGACTGTGGCTGGTGCGGGAGCTGGCCTCGGCGTGGGGATGGCACGACGATCCGGCGGGACGCGTGGTCTGGTTCCAGATGACGAAACAGCCTCCGGAGTGACCCGCGCAGCCGCCACAGGGGGCACCCCGCTTCACCGCCGCCCGACTCCCCGCGCAACCACCACCGGACTCCCGCGCCTAACCGCCACCGGGACGCCCTACCTCACCGCCTCGAAACCGCCTCGTGCAACCGCCACCGGGGCGCCCCGCTTCACCGCCACCCCGCCCCCCTGCGCAACCGCCGCCGGAGTGTCCCCCACCACCGGCTCCCACCCGCGGACTTGGTGAAGATTTGAGTAAAAAGTCCGGTTGCGGCAGCCCGACATATTGACGCTCTAATCAACAGCCACGCATACTTCCCCTCATGGAAGCACAGAAGTCCACAGAAGCGGGCAAGCATGCTGCCCGCTGAGCGGCATTCGCGGATCGGGGAGGCGCTCCGGGCCTCCCGCGTGGTCAGCACCGACGACCTCGCACGCGAGCTCGCCGTGTCGGCGGAGACGATCCGCCGTGACTTCGTCCTGCTCGAACGCCGGGGAAAGCTGGTGCGCGTCCATGGAGGCGCGACGATCGCGCTCGGGCAGGCGGCCGGGGAGGAGACCCCGTTCGTCGAGCGGACCGGGACCGCCGCGGAGGCGAAGAAGCGCATCGGCCGCGCCGCGGCGGCGCTCACCCGCGCGGGCCAGACGATCGTGATCGATGTGGGGACCACCGCCGTCGACGTGGCCCGCGCGCTGCCGCTGGACTTCTCCGGGACCGTGGCCACCTGCTCCCTCCTGGTCGCGGCCGAGCTCTCCGAGCGGGCCGACATCGAGATCCTCGTCTGCGGGGGCAGGCTCCGGGGAGGAGATCTCGCGCTCTCGAACTCGGTCGCCCAGGCGTTCTTCGCGGACCTGAACCCGGACATCGCGTTCCTCGGGTCCGGCGGCGTCGACGCCGTGGCCGGTCTGACCGACTACTACCTGGACGAGATCGCCGTACGCAGGACGATCCTCAGGAACGCGGCCTGCTCGTACGTACTCGCCGACTCCAGCAAGTTCGGCCGGGTCGCCCGCCATCGCGTCGCCGGCATGGACGAGTTCGACGGCCTGATCACGGAGGCGGAGCCTCCGCCGAGCATTCGGGACGCCATCACGGGCGAGGGCGGGGTGATCGTTCTTCCCTGAAGGTCCCCGATGGTTCGAGGAGCCGGACGGCGCGGTAACGCCGCCCGGCTCAGACTCCCCCAGCCGATGCGCCATCTGACAGGAAACATAGGAGTTGGGAATCCATGTCCCAGTATTCACCACCCACCCCCGGCAGTGAGACCACCTCAGGCGTCGAGGAGTTCGGCTACAAGCAGGCGATGAAGCGCGGCACCGGCCGCTTCGCCTCGTTCGCCGTCGCGTTCGCCTTCGTCTCGATCGCCACCGGCATCTTCACCACCTACGGTTCGGTGCTGAACAGCTCCGGACCGGTCGGCATCTGGACCTGGCCGATCGTGATTGTCGGGCAGCTGGCCGTCGCGTTCATCTTCGGGTCCCTGGCCGCGCGCATCCCGGTGACCGGATACTCCTACCAGTGGATGTCCCGGCTGGCGAACCCCGTGCTCGGGTGGATCATCGGCTGGATCTCGTTCACGTTCCTGGCGATCGTGGTCGTCGCGGTGGACTACACCATCGCCTCCACCGTTCTGCCCGTTCTGCTGCAGTACGAGGGGACGGCGCTGAACGCGTGGGTGATCACAGGCGTGGTCATCCTGTTCCAGGCCGTCCTGGTGGCGTTCTCCACCAAGTGGACCGAGCGGGTCAACAACTTCGCCGTGTCCGCGGAGCTCATCGGCATGGTCGCCCTCGTCCTGCTCCTCCTCGGCGTGGGGTTCGTCGCGAAGGAGGTCAACTTCGCGAACCTGTTCAGCACCGGCGCCGTCCCGGCCGACGGCTACCTCAGCTTCGGGACGCTCACCTCGGCGGGCCCGTGGATGCTGGGCTTCCTGCTCGGCGCGTTCACGATCGTCGGCTTCGAGTCGGCGGCCAACCTCGCGGAGGAGACGAAGGACCCGGCCCGCGTCGTCCCCCGCGCCATGTGGCAGGCGGTTCTCGCCTCCGGCGTGCTCGGGTTCCTGTTCCTCGTCGCCGTCACCCTGCTCGCCGGCGACCCGGTCGAGCTGGCGAAGTCGGCGACGCCGATCGCCGATGTGATCACCCGGGTGCTGGGCCCCGTCGTGGGTACGGCGCTGCTGGTGCTGGTGGTGATCGCGATCTTCGCCTGCGGCATGGTGATCCTCATGACCGGGGTGCGCCTGGTGTGGGCGATGTCCCGCGACGAGCGGTTCCCCGGCTGGCAGGCCTGGCGGAAGATCTCGCCGCGGTTCGGCACGCCTCTGAACGCCACCGTGTTCATGCTCGTCATCGGCGAGCTGATCCTGGCGATCTTCTCCACCCGGACCGACGCCCTGTTCGGACTGTTCGCCGCCGCCACCCTGCTGCCCGCGATCATCTACACGGGGACCGTCGTCATGTACGTGGTCAAGCGGAAGGCGCTGCCGCCGAGCAGGGGATTCGACCTGGGCCGGTGGGAGATCCCGGTGATCGTCGTCGCGCTGGTCTGGCTGGTGTTCGAGCTGCTGCTCTTCCGTGACGCCTCGTTCGTGGACCCGTGGACCTACGTGCTGATCATGCTTGTCCTGGGCGCCGCGTACCTGGTGTACCTCCTGGTCACCCGCGGCGGGGCCAGGGGGCTGGCGATGCCGGACATGCACTCCATCGACGCGGAGCTGAACGCCGACGCCGCCAAGGGCACGGAAGCCGCCAGGGACGGCGCCACCGCAGGCGCGGGGGCCGTCGACGACACGGACGGGGCGCGCGGGCGGTGACGACGGTACTGGCGATAGACCAGGGGACGTCCGGCACCAAGGCGGTCGTCGTCGACGGTGACGGCGGGGTGCTCGGCATCGCCGAGCTCCCCGTCCGTCCCACCTACCTGCCCGGGGGAGGAGTCGAGCAGGACCCCCGCGAACTGCTCGACTCGGTCCTCGACGCCGGCCGCGAGGCCGTCGCGCGGGCCGGTGCGCGGATCGACGCCGTCACGCTGGCGAACCAGGGCGAGACCGTGCTGGCGTGGGACCCCGTCACAGGCGACCCCCTCTCCCCCGCCATCGTGTGGCAGGACCGCCGGTCGGCGGGCATCTGCGCGGAGCTGGACGGGTTCAGGGATCGGATCGCCGACACCACCGGGCTGATCCTGGACCCGTACTTCTCCGCCCCCAAGATGGCGTGGCTGCGCCGGAACGTGACGGGCGAGGGGGTGGTCACCACCTCGGACTCCTGGATCGTCCACCATCTGACCGGGGAGTTCGTCACCGACGTCTCCACGGCCAGCCGATCGCTGGTGACGCGGCTCGGCGACGTCGAGTGGAACGCGGAGCTGCTCGAACTGTTCCGGCTCGGCGAGGAGCGTCTGCCCCGCATCGTCTCGTGCGACGAGGTGGTCGGCGGCACCTCCGCGTTCGGCGGGCACGTCCCCGTCGCCGGGCTCGTGGTCGACCAGCAGGCGGCGCTGCTCGCGGAGAACTGCCTGAGGGCCGGCGAGGCGAAATGCACCTTCGGCACCGGCGCGTTCCTGCTGGCCAACACCGGCACCTCCGCCACCCGCTCCACGGCGGGACTGGCCGCGTCGGTCGCCTGGCGCGTCCGGGGGGAGACCTCCTACTGCTTCGACGGCCAGGTCTACACGGCCGCCTCCGCTGTGCGGTGGCTGCAGGACCTCGGTTTCGTCCGGAGCGCGGCGGACCTCGACTCCGTCGCGGCCGCGGACGCCGAAGGGGTCCTGTGCGTCCCGGCGCTGGCCGGCCTGGCCGCCCCGTGGTGGCGTCCCGACGCCAGGGCCGCGTTCACCGGGATGACGCTCTCCACCGGCCCGCGCCACCTCGTGCTCGCCGTACTGCAGGGGATCGCGGCGCAGGTCGCCCAGCTCGGCGAGCTCGTCGCCACCGACCTCGGGCAGCCGTTGACCACGCTCCGCGTGGACGGCGGGCTCACCCGGAGCCGCGTTCTCATGCAGGCGGTCGCCGATCTGATGCAGATCCGGATCGACGTCTACCCCTCCCAGCACGCCACCCCGCTGGGCGCGGTGGCACTGGCCCGCGCCTCGCTCGACCCGTCGCTCGCCCTTGAGGACGCGGTGGACGCGTGGGAACCCAGCACGACCTACGGACCTCGATGGTCCGCGGATCAGGCAGCCGACTTCCGTTCCCGCTGGGGAGAGGCCGTCGCCGCTGCCGTGACACGGGAGGGAAAGCGGTGAACACCACGGGGGAAACGGCGGTGAGCACCACGAGGGGGACGATGGGCACCACGTTCGACGTGGCGGTGATCGGTGCCGGCATCGTCGGCTCGGCCATCGCCCGCAAGCTGGCCGGATACGAGCTGAGCGTCGCGCTGCTGGACGCGCGCGACGACGTCGGCGACGGCACGAGCAAGGCGAACACCGCCATTCTGCACACCGGTTTCGACGCGAAACCCGGCACGCTCGAATCCCGCCTGGTCCGCGAGGGCTACCACCTGCTCTCCGACTACGCGGAGCGGACCGGCATCCCGGTCGAGCGCACCGGGGCCCTGCTGGTGGCCTGGACCGGGGAGGAGCTCGACGCTCTGCCGGCCCTGAAGGAGAAGGCGGAGCGGAACGGGTACGGCAAGACGCGGATCGTCGGCCGTGACGAGGTGTACCAGCAGGTCCCCCACCTCGGGGAAGGGGCTCTGGGCGGGCTGACCGTTCCCGACGAGTCCATCATCTGCACCTGGACCACCAACCTCGCCCTGGCCACGGAGGCCGTCCTGCGCGGCGTGACGCTGCTGCTGAACCGGAGGGTGCAGTCGGTCGAGGACCGCGGCGACCGCACCGCGCTGCGCACCTCCGGCGGGGAGGTGAACGCCCGCTGGGTCGTCAACGCGGCCGGACTCGGCGCCGACGTCATCGACCGGCTGTTCGGCCACGACCGTTTCACCGTCACGCCGCGCCGCGGCGAGCTGCTGGTCTACGACAAGCTCGCCCGCCCGCTGGTCGACAGGATCATCCTGCCCGTGCCCACCTCACGGGGCAAGGGTGTCCTGATCAGTCCCACCGTCTACGGCAACGTCCTGCTCGGCCCCACCGCCGAGGACCTCACCGACCGCACCGACACCGGCACCTCGGAGAAGGGGCTGGAGTTCCTGCTGGGCAAGGGGGAGAAGCTGATGCCCGACCTCCTGCGGGAGGAGGTCACGGCGACCTACGCCGGTCTGCGGGCGGCGAGCGACCACCCGGACTACCTCATCGAGGCCGACGCGGGGCGACGCTACGTCCTGGTCGGCGGGATCCGCTCGACCGGCCTCACCTCCGGCATCGCCGTCGGCGAGCACGTCGCCGAGCTGATCGGGGACGCCGGCCTGGCGCTCACGCCACGGGAGGACCTGCCGGAGCCGCCGCACATGCCCAACCTCGGGGAGGCCTACCTCCGCCCGTACCAGGACGCCGCCCGGATCGCCGGCGACCCCGCCTACGGCAGGGTGGTCTGCTTCTGCGAGAGGGTGACCGCCGGCGAGATCCGCGACACCTTCCGGTCGCCGATCCCCCCGGCCGGCCTGGAAGGGCTCCGCCGCCGCACCCGGGCGATGAACGGGCGCTGCCAGGGATTCTTCTGCGGCGCCGAGGTCGGGAAACTGATGGACACCAAGGGCGGGAGCGCCTGTGAACAGCGCCACCCGTCGCCGGAGGCACAGCGATGACAACCGACATCACCACCCTCACCCCGGACGTCGTCATCGTCGGCGCGGGACCGTCCGGGCTGAGCGCCGCCCGCGAGCTCGCGCCGAGGCTCGGCGGCGGCGTCCTCGTCCTCGACCGGGAGAGCACGGCCGGGGGCATCCCCCGGCACAGCGACCATCCCGGCTACGGGATCAGGGACATGCGACGCTTCATGAGCGGGCCCGCCTACGCCCGGAGGCTCGTCGAGCAGGCCGAAGCCGCCGGTGCGACGATCCGTACGGACGCCACCGTGACGGGCTGGGCCGGTGACCACGCGATCGAGGCCACCACCCCTCAGGGCCGCATCCGGGTCGAGGCGCGGGCCGTCGTCCTGGCCACCGGCGCCCGTGAGCGCCCGCGCCCCGCCCGCCTCATTCCCGGCGACCGCGCCCGCGGCGTCTACACCACCGGGCACCTGCAGAACCTCGTCCACCTGCGGCACGGGAAGGTCGGCAAGAGGGCCGTCATCGTCGGCGCGG comes from Streptosporangium roseum DSM 43021 and encodes:
- a CDS encoding PPOX class F420-dependent oxidoreductase, giving the protein MSNPPLPEEAVAMLKKPNPAVIATLRSDGQPVSTATWYLWDDGRILINMDKGRKRLDHIRADPRVTLTVLDEDNWYTHVSIIGHVAELRDDTDLSGIDRLAQQYLGKEYPQRDRGRVSAWIEIDRWHGWGAHKDNSQPG
- a CDS encoding DEAD/DEAH box helicase — protein: MTSLHPTLAYHVTNTLGWPELRTLQAEALSPIKNGDDALLVAPTAGGKTEAVVFPLLSSMEEQRWSGLSVLYVCPLKALLNNLLPRLQMYATWLGRRVELWHGDVSGSRRRSILRDPPDVLLTTPESLEAMLIGTRVDHRRLMRDLRTVVVDEVHAFAKDDRGWHLLCVLERLTRLAERPLQRIGLSATVGNPGDLLSWLQGSGMGTRPAQVIAPEAVIGSDPPDIELDYVGSTANAARVIAALHQGEKRLVFCDSRRMVEELGEMLRGHGVNTFLSHASLSADERRRAEEAFAQARDCVIVSTSTLELGIDVGDLDRVIQINAPWSVASFLQRLGRTGRRSGTRRNCLVLALSRDDLLTAAGLLHLWGTGYVEPVQPPQEPRHIVAQQLLALTLQEGRIGDSLWPDWWNGLSPFEHRSAQPLLDHLIAEGFLERDGGGLLIGPAAEQRFGRRHFMDLTAVFTAPPEFTVLHGSIEIGRTDPGLLTSSVQGPRLLLLAGRTWEVDWIDWKRRRCFVDPVEGTGGEARWASSAFGGTSFSLARAMRDVALGADPSVRLTRRAVDVLAKMRAEIAGTVHPEGTVIVREDGDLYWWTWAGYRGNATLKATLGPLADPTHRVDDLRVRLRNDLTRSAWRDGLRTLEIRRPEVDDRALNGLKFNTALPRDLAVETLATRLADFSAAVFTLTGPTHLLSR
- a CDS encoding DeoR/GlpR family DNA-binding transcription regulator produces the protein MLPAERHSRIGEALRASRVVSTDDLARELAVSAETIRRDFVLLERRGKLVRVHGGATIALGQAAGEETPFVERTGTAAEAKKRIGRAAAALTRAGQTIVIDVGTTAVDVARALPLDFSGTVATCSLLVAAELSERADIEILVCGGRLRGGDLALSNSVAQAFFADLNPDIAFLGSGGVDAVAGLTDYYLDEIAVRRTILRNAACSYVLADSSKFGRVARHRVAGMDEFDGLITEAEPPPSIRDAITGEGGVIVLP
- a CDS encoding amino acid permease, coding for MSQYSPPTPGSETTSGVEEFGYKQAMKRGTGRFASFAVAFAFVSIATGIFTTYGSVLNSSGPVGIWTWPIVIVGQLAVAFIFGSLAARIPVTGYSYQWMSRLANPVLGWIIGWISFTFLAIVVVAVDYTIASTVLPVLLQYEGTALNAWVITGVVILFQAVLVAFSTKWTERVNNFAVSAELIGMVALVLLLLGVGFVAKEVNFANLFSTGAVPADGYLSFGTLTSAGPWMLGFLLGAFTIVGFESAANLAEETKDPARVVPRAMWQAVLASGVLGFLFLVAVTLLAGDPVELAKSATPIADVITRVLGPVVGTALLVLVVIAIFACGMVILMTGVRLVWAMSRDERFPGWQAWRKISPRFGTPLNATVFMLVIGELILAIFSTRTDALFGLFAAATLLPAIIYTGTVVMYVVKRKALPPSRGFDLGRWEIPVIVVALVWLVFELLLFRDASFVDPWTYVLIMLVLGAAYLVYLLVTRGGARGLAMPDMHSIDAELNADAAKGTEAARDGATAGAGAVDDTDGARGR
- a CDS encoding ATP-binding protein, producing MASEMLGHVALPGDVASVPQARLYVRDLLGAVGPSRLEDALLLVTELVTNSVRHSDSGCRPDGQVAVVVTERTEVLHVDVIDQGSASRTPRVHQDVDADSGGGRGLWLVRELASAWGWHDDPAGRVVWFQMTKQPPE
- a CDS encoding FGGY family carbohydrate kinase, with translation MTTVLAIDQGTSGTKAVVVDGDGGVLGIAELPVRPTYLPGGGVEQDPRELLDSVLDAGREAVARAGARIDAVTLANQGETVLAWDPVTGDPLSPAIVWQDRRSAGICAELDGFRDRIADTTGLILDPYFSAPKMAWLRRNVTGEGVVTTSDSWIVHHLTGEFVTDVSTASRSLVTRLGDVEWNAELLELFRLGEERLPRIVSCDEVVGGTSAFGGHVPVAGLVVDQQAALLAENCLRAGEAKCTFGTGAFLLANTGTSATRSTAGLAASVAWRVRGETSYCFDGQVYTAASAVRWLQDLGFVRSAADLDSVAAADAEGVLCVPALAGLAAPWWRPDARAAFTGMTLSTGPRHLVLAVLQGIAAQVAQLGELVATDLGQPLTTLRVDGGLTRSRVLMQAVADLMQIRIDVYPSQHATPLGAVALARASLDPSLALEDAVDAWEPSTTYGPRWSADQAADFRSRWGEAVAAAVTREGKR
- a CDS encoding D-isomer specific 2-hydroxyacid dehydrogenase family protein, whose translation is MEARIAIAPSAEIGAAYGRANSPDLDLLRTNIEKAVAAGGGVIVPPDEADGLVWLIPGEPEELRLALDGHPGIGWVQFPWAGVEKFATTGLFHRPVTFTCAKGSFAGQVSEHALMLTLACLRSVVRQARTPHWSPVDPRSLHGQRVTILGGGGIATELVRLLRPFECHVRVIRRRPEKVEGAEETLPSTALHAVLPETDVLVLALALTPETRHVIGAAELALLPADAVVVNVARGAHIDTDALIEALRDGAIAAAGLDVTDPEPLPEGHPLWSDPRALITSHCADSAEYVMRMLCERVERNVRHLREGLPLEGVIDPTTGY
- a CDS encoding PHP domain-containing protein, translated to MRIDLHAHSTASDGTDPPGELAEKAAAAGLDVVALTDHDTTAGWEAAAAALPAGLTLVRGAELSGRWYGAEPTVGLHLLAYLFDPGHGPLAAELARVRRSREQRAERTVALLNDGGIDVTVPEIREYAAGGTVGRPHLAQALIRRGLVETVSEAFAPEWLGRRYRLPKADIDAFTAVRLVNEAGGVSVLAHPRASSRGHIVPDTLIAELAAAGLWGVEADHTDHTADDRAHVRRLARDLGLRVTGSSDYHGTNKTVRLGAFTTDPSVYEDLISAATGTVPLVGA